In a single window of the Acyrthosiphon pisum isolate AL4f chromosome X, pea_aphid_22Mar2018_4r6ur, whole genome shotgun sequence genome:
- the LOC100167191 gene encoding ubiquitin-conjugating enzyme E2-17 kDa, with protein MSTPARRRLMRDFKKLQEDPPAGISGTPTDNNIMLWKAVIFGPHDTPFEDGTFKLTIEFTEEYPNKPPTVRFVSKMFHPNVYADGGICLDILQNRWSPTYDVAAILTSIQSLLSDPNPNSPANSMAAQLYKENRREYEKRVKMCVEQSFID; from the coding sequence ATGTCAACACCTGCCAGACGTAGACTGATGCGAGACTTCAAAAAATTACAAGAAGATCCACCTGCAGGTATCAGTGGCACACCCACTGATAACAATATCATGCTGTGGAAAGCTGTGATATTTGGACCACATGATACTCCATTTGAAGATGGCACATTTAAATTGACAATAGAATTTACTGAAGAATATCCTAACAAGCCTCCAACAGTTAgatttgtttcaaaaatgtttcatCCAAATGTCTATGCAGATGGAGGCATTTGTCTTGATATATTACAGAATCGCTGGAGTCCTACTTATGATGTAGCTGCTATTTTGACATCCATTCAATCGCTTCTTAGTGATCCTAATCCTAATTCACCAGCTAATTCTATGGCTGCCCAATTGTATAAGGAGAATCGCAGAGAGTATGAGAAAAGAGTGAAGATGTGTGTGGAGCAAAGTTTTATTGATTAG